The sequence below is a genomic window from Ipomoea triloba cultivar NCNSP0323 chromosome 10, ASM357664v1.
CCACCAACACCACAACTACCACCACCATCACTACCACCGTGGCCATTGCCAACGCCACTAACACCACCATCACTACCACcgcaaccaccaccaccatcatcatcaccaccactaccacaccaccaccacaaccaccaccacaaccaccaccaccttcaccacttattattattattattattacaacaaataatacggagtatgttcattttcaagaaaattaaccaaataaaaaaacGTAATTTATTAAGTCGATTTGTAGGACCATTTTATGACACTCGAAGTGAAAATATTGCATCTGGGAGTGGAACATTGTTATTTATGGTTATGGTCATGTGCTATTCATTTGggtgatttcttttttttttttttcctttttatttcagTTATTTCTAATTTTGCTGGCTGATTTGGacgatatgaacaaaaaaacTTTGCTAgactatataaataaattataaaagcaCTTTATCTTGGTCCATATGGGTTCtccaaagtttttaaaaagatGTTATAATCTCATTAAATGAGCTTAATTGAAGTCAATGGATGCAGAATGGATTTTTAATCTTAATCCtaaattattagtaaaaataagtaattaattaattatttgcgTGAGAACACTAGAAAATGTTGGGAAGTGAGGTTCATAAACCAAATCGAATACTGAACCGaaaacaaactttttaaaatcgAATCGAACTAAAATGTTAAACcgaatagtttcattttttttaaccgAATTCGAAACTGAAAAAATTGAATCGGATACCGAAACACCCAACTCTAGTCACAAGATCGAACAGATACTGTCCGCATGGGTAGCTTAACTAGTCACAGGGTTGAAGTTTGGGAGTAAAGATCaaggatcgagtctcaccagcggcAGTGAGGGaggctccttgtgcgcagtgaggatttacatcctcccaaatgctttatcttgtaaagaattataagtGTTGAAAAAAGAgatagttttttttctttttaacaaaaaaaaaaaaaaagaaaaaaaaaagagagttaattgtattctttttaatttaataattcaagGGTCTATTTTAGACCATTTGGATTTTTCCTTTTAACAATCGATGACTGCATTTTCCAATTTTGAATTCAAGGTATGGCATTAGCGGCCTAGCGGGTCAACTACTCAAACCACTTTGCATTGCTCAAACCAATCGCAAACGTTGATCCAACAATTAAAGCTGTCTGTCTAACATTCCACGTGTCTAATTTTAATTGGTTCCCCTCACGTGGCAGTAACAACATTAGCTGAGATAGCTTTACGCCACTTTTCTCAACAGGTATATATATACGCGCTCGCTCTAACTGAACTATTCAGCGCTCACTCTCTCCAACTGCCAAAAAGCGTACTCCGATCGATCCATAAATCTCGAGCATTTCGATTCTTCAGATCTTCGGATTTTCGCTCGGCATCTGAATTTCTGAGAGCTGAATCTTCCACCATGGAGGAGAAGAAGCGGAGGATCTTCACGCAGTGCGTGTTGCTGCTAGTCATCGCCTGCTTCGTTTCTCGCCTGCACGCTTCTTCTGATCGGGTGAGCTACATATTTGTAGATACATATGTTCGTAGTTACGTGAGTATGTGCTTGCATATATTTGGATCTggaattttttagaaaatgattgCGATTACTGCTGATTATAGACTTTCTACGATTCGTTCGATGATGCGTTTGATGGAAGATGGATTGTGTCTGAGAAAGAGGAGTATAAAGGTAATTTTTTCTGTTTGCATCCATGTTGTACTCTTCTGATGTTTATAGAACTTTGTTGTGTACATTAAATGCTGATCTTATATTTCATATGAGCCCTGGAAAATGCAGAGAATCAATATGTTTTACTAGTTGGTGTTTTGTACTCAATATGAAACTCTGTACACAAAGTGTAGGTGTGATGTTCTACTATAACTGCTCTGTTAGTTTAATTGCACTAAAACTATGAAGACTGAATTTAGGATTTGAATACTAAATTATTCTGACCTTTGACCAGATGTCTCTACATAAAATTTAGCATTGGAGCTAGGTAAACTTATATAATCTAAGGAGTAATAGTTAAGCAGATATTGAACAACTGAACAAAGCCATTAGAAATTAAACTTCTGGGGAACTATTTGGTGACTTGAATCAAATAATGTGTGAAATAAACATGTTGCTCAGGCAAGCTGGATGAATGGTAACCTTACATTCtcaaatgaaagaaaaagaatactTAATTGCTTCATATTTTACTTGTGCTGGTATTATGCTTTATTCATTTGAGTTACAAGCCATTACAGTCTACAGACATGCCCCCCAAAGTTCATTCTTTGGTCTTTTTTATGATTTATCCTTGTTGAATGTTGTTTGGGTTCATGGTTATAGTAAAAATGGCAGTAGTACATAAAATCTAAAAGCAATTTGGTTGCAACAATATGCTTAAAAGAGCCATAAGGGTTGGTGACTTGGTGTATTTAAccttataaatcaaaatacCCATCCCTGTTTACATTATTTTCAAATGTTAGACGTGAGATTATAGTAAGAGCAAGTAAATTTGctgtaattttgttttaagttcattaattacacttttcctTACTCAGTACCAAATTGTGCATTTTTTCCAATTATTTTTATATGGATGTAATATTGCTCAAATTATTTAGTATTGAAAATTTATGTTGACATTTAATTGTCTCTCAGGTGTGTGGAAACACTCCAAGAGTGAGGGGCACGATGATTACGGGCTTCTTGTCAGTGAGCCAGCCAGGAAATATGCTATTGTCAAGGAGCTTGATGAGGTCGTCAACTTCAAAGATGGAACTGTTGTTCTCCAATATGAAGTTCGCCTCCAGAATGGGCTTGAATGTGGTGGTGCTTATATCAAGTACCTTCGTCCCCAGGATGCTAAGTGGTTGCCCAAAGAATTTGATAATGAATCTCCCTATTCTATTATGTTTGGACCTGATAAATGTGGACCAACTAACAAAGTTCATTTCATTTTGAAGCATAAGAACCCTAAGAGTGGGGAGTATGTCGAACATCACCTCAAGTTCCCACCCTCTGTACCTTCTGACAAACTAACCCATGTTTATACTGCAATACTGAAACCTGACAATGAAGTTCGTATCTTGGTTGATGGAGATGAGAAGAAGAAGGCTAACTTCCTCTCAGGTGACGACTTTGACCCACCACTTATCCCTTCTAAGACTATTCCTGATCCTGATGATACAAAGCCTGAGGACTGGGATGAGAGGGCAAAGATTCCAGACCCAGATGCAAAGAAGCCAGATGATTGGGATGAGAATGCACCTATGGAGATTCCAGATGAGGATGCTGTGAAGCCTGAAGGATGGTTGGATGATGAGCCTGAGGAGATTGATGACCCTGAAGCTACAAAACCTGAAGATTGGGATGATGAGGAGGATGGTGAGTGGGAGGCTCCAAAAATTGACAACCCGAAGTGTTCTGAAGGCCCTGGTTGTGGAGAGTGGAAAAGACCAACGAAGAAGAATCCTGCTTACAAGGGAAAATGGCATGCACCTCTCATTGAAAACCCCAATTACAAGGGTATTTGGAAGCCAAAGGAAATTCCAAACCCTGAATACTTTGAACTTGATAAGCCCAACTTTGAACCTATTGCAGCAGTTGGAATTGAGATATGGACAATGCAAGATGGTATCTTGTTTGACAATATCCTGATCAGCAGTGATGAGAAAGTTGCAGAATCGTACAGAAAGACTGCATGGAAGCCTAAGTTTGATATAGAGAAAGAGAAACAGAAGGCTGAGGAAGATTCATCTTCTGATGGTCTAAAAGGTTTCCAGGTAATTGTCACAGGCACTTGCTGCATTTTATTCCTCTCAACTTTATTTTATTCCTCTAGTCAATTATTCATGTGTGATTTTGCAGAAGACAGTATTTGATCTCCTATACAAGATTACAGACCTCCCCTTCTTGGGTGAACACAAGAGCAAAGTACTGGTAAGCGAGAATCTGCTAGCTTTACATTCATTGATGTTCTCTTATTACGGTAGCATTAATAGTATGGTTTCATGCACAGGATCTACTGGAGAAGGCTGAGACACAACCTAACCTCACAATAGGAATTATCATCTCCATCATTGTAGTTGTCCTCACAATTCTATTCAAGCTTCTCTTTGGTGGAAAGAAGGCAGAACCTGTGAGTGTCGTATTTCACTTTTCTCCATCCCCTTTTCTCCATCCCCGTTTACATGTGATATCTTGTGTGCACTCCCGGCTTACAATTCAATGTTATTAAATGAATGACTGTTGTTATCTGCAGGCCGCAGCTGTTAAGGAAAGCAAGAAGGGTGATGCTGCAGACAGTTCAAACGGTCAAGAAGGCACTGAAGAGAAGGAAGAGAAGGAAGAGAAGGAAGAGAAAGGGGATGGTGGAGCTGCTCCTCGCCGGAGGAACACTAGACGGGATAATTAGGATTGAAAGAAGTGGTAGAAAGAGATCGATTTTTGAAATCCTATTTGTTTTCCATGCTTGACTTTTCAGTGGATTAGCGGCCCGCAAATTTTTGATTTCCCTCGTCTCGTCTTGTTCGGAAACATGGAATGAATGTAGGGCAATGTGTAATGAGACTGTTCGGACATGATCAACGGATTATTTTTTTCACTAATATATGCCCCCGTTTCATTGCTTGTCTAATATCTATCTACTAGGTTAAGggattttattatgaattgttaaaatgttaaaatatgtttttaaagaaaaaactaaatactTGTTCTTCAATCATAATCCTATTATGATAAATTTAGTTGTTAGATTTTCAGACACATTCAGTTCCATTGCTACTAGAATTTTCAATTACatgaacaataataataatagcagttaattccatttttttttgtctatatttataggtggtagtacacttttagtcatttttattagaacatctacCTTTtgcctagtattattgtggcttaattattttttgtcatccatcaacaaaatcgttgaccTTAACTACAAGGGACATTTTgatctcttttttttaaaaaaaatatcctaatatatttttaagtttttttttcttgaaaaaatcTTTATTGGAGGACTATAATATCTTTGTATTCAAGAGCATTTAAACGaatttgttgataaatgacaaaaatggtcatgccccAGTAATAATAAGACTAAAagtaatttatatcatggatcagggtCTACATAGCATTATCGATCCTGGATTGAATAACAGAGATATATAATTCATACTCGTTagatacagaatttcataacacaaaacacaaaaaatcacaacacaaggcACATAGCATAACACATTGTGGACCTGGATTGAAAAGACGATGTACAGAATTTATACTTGAAAagtatataatttcataacacaagacacatacacatgttatatatttacttatttttcaaatctgatttagatACATAATTAGTGTtcatagacacataattttacaacacaagacactaaaatttataacataagacacaattactaatttgttccaagtacagaattcatactcttaaggtacaaaatttcataacgcaAGATACAAAAAGTCACAACACGAAACACATACTCATaaaccatggttcacaatgtaGTGTGAGccctgatccatgatataaggATTTTAGACCAAATTGGGATCttctgaagaaaaaaaaaaaaagacaatatgATTGAGTTTTGGTGCGGAAAAGCCATTAGGTGATAACGTGTGGAAGCACTGTCAAGCAATTATAAATGAACCCTAAAGCATTTTCAAAATGTACGATAATTGAAAATTAGGTAGTGTCCGGTGTATTTGGAAATGCTTTACAGAACATTGATAATTGCTTGATGGTACAtcctttcatttttattaattttcaaccTTTGATATGCACCACCAAGCATTCTTAAAGTGCACCATCAAGCATTTACAAATACATCATCAAACATTTTCAAATGCACCAGAATTGACAATCAATGAGAATCAGATAGTGCTCGATGCATTTGGAAATGCTTTGCGGTGCATTCACATGTTTGAACGGGGCAATCTGTCCATATTTGATCTCACTCCtaatgacatttatttttaactctagattaatttaaatttttaaaattaaattatgattCATATCCATTGGATGTTGGTGTCTTTAACCATCATGAAACTTCCATGTAACTTCTCATGTGAGTTTGTAATTGTAACTATAAATACTTAGAGAAGTGACTAAAATAAGTGAATAAGTTATATGTTAACTTTTTACTGCCTCTTTTTTCTGTGTTATCTGATgtaaacatttaaaatattttttttagaataaaacaTTTAGAATATTTTAGGTAGAACTTTTTACTTAcacatcttttaaaaaaaatcttgacaTATCAATCTGagaattttaaaacatatttttgtTTCTCATAAGTTAAATCTTAGACATCATTGCTTGTTTAGTGGAGATTTCAAACTTATAGAAACACGATCACATGGCTAAAGATGATCATTGGTTACCCTCATCATCTTCAAACACCATATTTCTCCAACAAGAACTTGAAAAAAGAATACCAAAAGAAATTAACTCTtgattcaacattcaattacaagccatatatatagggaagccatatatatagggaagggttcagATGAGAATAAACTCTCATGTAAAAAGCAAGGATTGATCTTATCAACCCATTTGGATATATCAACAGTTGAGGGTTGTTAGGTAtttgatcatatgagaacaagtttttaggaaaaaactaaaaatcaatCTCAGTTTTACATTTGGAAAAATCATATGGACCAgatcagatttaaaaaaaaaaatgcgacagtatttttgtaattatcatcaactttaccATGCAAACTTGTACACTAAAATCTGTACTTCTCAAAATTTTTcaagtttgcacatttagtattaaatcattgcacttgcaaaaaataaaaatgcgaAAGTGCATTGTACTtaagatttcaattttagatgttatgactgagttttttgttttatttggtttagtggaTCACATTTTACTGTTTAGAGTCTAGCATTTAcgatttagatttaaattttagttttttcattgattttttaaatatttaggtttgcatatttagttgttacataTTCCATGTTTAAGTGTTTAAGTTTGCAaagtgaagttgatgatattggttcttagttttctcctgGGGGTTGTGTTCTCATGGGATCATGAGCCTATAAGGTGAATTCGGAGAACTAATCTCATTCGTTCAtctatgatgatgatgactgaaaattatatatatatatatatatatatatatatatatatatatatatatatatatatatatatatggatggttGCAATTATGtaagtacaattgtacatttGGGAATTCTTGATTGTgtatttggaaaataattgaAAGTGAATTCGAAATTTTAGGAAAATACTTAACTGTGCATTTCGAGAAGAATTTTTAGATGCACAATTACACATTACAAGATGTACAATTAAGAGTAGTTTGCAATTCTCATGTTGTGTGTGTTGACTTAATTTTTGCCAGACATATAATTGGAAGGTTAATATAAGACTAAAATTTGTACTATTACAATaattgagtattttttttttatataaaatggtaatatatatattaagcaaTATGAAATAAATGCCGAATACAAGTAGGAATAGTAGTGTTTCAAACTAAAAACTAGACTGAGAATCTGCAACCCTAGAAAGAGAGTTTCAAACTAAAAAACTAGACTGAGAATCTGCAACCCTAGAAAGAGAATGAACTAACACATTCACTGATCTACACATAAATCAGAAGGACACTGATCCAAAGTGTCTGACAAGGAAACAACACCCCTCAATAATACAGCCAGCATAAGAAAAATTTAGGGATGGAGTGTTCAATAGGTGGCAAACATTGAGACAATCCATCTCAGCCTAAACATGTTGCCAACCTTCATCTTTCATCCATGACAAAGCTTCTTTGACTGCTAATGCTTCCGCCGTATAAGGAGCATCAAAGCATCGTAATGGGTCATTCTTAGCAGCCAAAAAATCTCCAGTATTCGAC
It includes:
- the LOC116032559 gene encoding calnexin homolog 1-like, with product MEEKKRRIFTQCVLLLVIACFVSRLHASSDRTFYDSFDDAFDGRWIVSEKEEYKGVWKHSKSEGHDDYGLLVSEPARKYAIVKELDEVVNFKDGTVVLQYEVRLQNGLECGGAYIKYLRPQDAKWLPKEFDNESPYSIMFGPDKCGPTNKVHFILKHKNPKSGEYVEHHLKFPPSVPSDKLTHVYTAILKPDNEVRILVDGDEKKKANFLSGDDFDPPLIPSKTIPDPDDTKPEDWDERAKIPDPDAKKPDDWDENAPMEIPDEDAVKPEGWLDDEPEEIDDPEATKPEDWDDEEDGEWEAPKIDNPKCSEGPGCGEWKRPTKKNPAYKGKWHAPLIENPNYKGIWKPKEIPNPEYFELDKPNFEPIAAVGIEIWTMQDGILFDNILISSDEKVAESYRKTAWKPKFDIEKEKQKAEEDSSSDGLKGFQKTVFDLLYKITDLPFLGEHKSKVLDLLEKAETQPNLTIGIIISIIVVVLTILFKLLFGGKKAEPAAAVKESKKGDAADSSNGQEGTEEKEEKEEKEEKGDGGAAPRRRNTRRDN